A single window of Streptomyces griseoviridis DNA harbors:
- a CDS encoding SCO6880 family protein has protein sequence MTTESHLSHPVTPRRTYLIGRARPNAIVGRNRESGEIALIIAGAFFGMMCGLLVPVLSLRIVLLMGFPLIALAAVYVPYKHRTFYKWFEINRSYKRTLKRGTLYRSGVQEAGVRIDGREVEIGPPPGIGRITWLAAPFGPDEIAVLLHADRRTVTAAIEIEGPGVGLRDSEDQEALVDRFGTLLKHVANGDGFVTRIQMLARTLPADPDAHAKDVAVRGDERAPGWLTRSYDQLQSMVSTSSEQHRAYLVACMHYTRELAAEAQAMARAARPQGGRKVDRDAGLAVVMARELTDICSRLQEADIRVRQPLGQGRLASLIHSMYDPDHPIDHLQAMTKRNAWPAELDAMEPTYLQAKTRESSTRAPWCHATAWVKEWPMTPVGVNFLAPLLVHTPDVIRTVAVTMDLEPTEVAIERMLTEKTNDDADASRAAKMNRTVDPRDVAAHSRLDQRGEDLASGAAGVNLVGYITVSSRSPESLARDKRTIRASAGKSYLKLEWCDREHHRAFVNTLPFATGIRR, from the coding sequence TTGACGACCGAGTCCCACCTGTCCCATCCGGTCACGCCCCGCCGTACATATCTCATCGGCCGCGCCCGGCCGAACGCGATCGTCGGCCGCAACCGCGAGTCGGGCGAGATCGCGCTCATCATCGCGGGCGCGTTCTTCGGCATGATGTGCGGGCTCCTCGTCCCCGTCCTCTCCCTGCGCATCGTGCTGCTGATGGGCTTCCCGCTGATCGCGCTGGCCGCGGTCTACGTGCCGTACAAGCACCGCACGTTCTACAAGTGGTTCGAGATCAACCGCAGTTACAAGCGGACCCTGAAGCGCGGCACCCTCTACCGCAGCGGCGTCCAGGAGGCCGGCGTCCGCATCGACGGCCGCGAGGTCGAGATCGGCCCGCCGCCCGGCATCGGCCGCATCACCTGGCTCGCCGCCCCCTTCGGCCCCGACGAGATCGCCGTCCTCCTGCACGCGGACCGGCGCACCGTCACCGCCGCCATCGAGATCGAGGGCCCCGGCGTCGGACTGCGCGACTCCGAGGACCAGGAGGCCCTGGTCGACCGCTTCGGCACCCTGCTCAAGCACGTCGCCAACGGGGACGGCTTCGTCACCCGCATCCAGATGCTCGCCCGCACCCTCCCCGCCGACCCCGACGCGCACGCCAAGGACGTCGCCGTCCGCGGCGACGAACGCGCCCCCGGCTGGCTGACGCGCTCCTACGACCAGTTGCAGTCGATGGTGTCCACCAGCAGCGAGCAGCACCGCGCCTACCTCGTCGCCTGCATGCACTACACCCGCGAACTCGCCGCCGAGGCCCAGGCGATGGCCCGCGCCGCGCGACCGCAGGGCGGCCGCAAGGTGGACCGCGACGCCGGTCTCGCCGTCGTCATGGCCCGCGAGCTGACGGACATCTGCTCCCGCCTCCAGGAGGCGGACATCCGGGTCCGCCAGCCCCTCGGCCAGGGCCGGCTCGCGTCCCTGATCCACTCCATGTACGACCCCGACCACCCGATCGACCACCTCCAGGCGATGACCAAGCGCAACGCCTGGCCGGCCGAGCTGGACGCCATGGAGCCCACCTACCTCCAGGCGAAGACCCGCGAGTCCTCCACCCGCGCCCCCTGGTGCCACGCCACCGCGTGGGTGAAGGAGTGGCCGATGACCCCGGTCGGCGTGAACTTCCTCGCTCCGCTCCTCGTCCACACGCCCGACGTGATCCGCACGGTCGCCGTCACCATGGACCTCGAACCCACCGAGGTCGCCATCGAGCGGATGCTGACCGAGAAGACCAACGACGACGCCGACGCGAGCCGCGCCGCGAAGATGAACCGCACCGTGGACCCCCGCGACGTCGCCGCCCACTCCCGCCTCGACCAGCGCGGCGAGGACCTCGCCAGCGGCGCCGCCGGCGTCAACCTGGTCGGCTACATCACCGTCTCCTCCCGCTCCCCCGAGTCCCTGGCCCGCGACAAGCGGACCATCAGGGCCTCGGCCGGGAAGTCGTACCTGAAGCTGGAGTGGTGCGACCGCGAGCACCACCGCGCCTTCGTCAACACGCTCCCGTTCGCCACCGGAATCCGAAGGTAG
- a CDS encoding ATP-binding protein, with product MRDPLSVLTDAFTGFLFGKVETTRLPVRTSTGQAQAVYLPTAAPGLGDSGVIIGREVYSGKGYIYDPFQLYGQQLPAPHWLVLGESGNGKSALEKTYVLRQLRFRDRQVVVLDAQGEDGVGEWNLIAEELGITPIRLDPAAALDMGIRLNPLDPAITTTGQLALLRTIIEVALGHGLDERSGFALKVAHAYVNETIVDRQPVLTDIVEQLRHPEPESAEAMNVDLDDVRAWGLDVALVLDRLVDGDLRGMFDGPTTVGIDLDAPLIVFDLSHIDRNSIAMPILMAIVGVWLEHTWIRPDRKKRIFLVEEAWHIINSPFVAQLFQRLLKFGRRLGLSFVAVVHHLSDVVDGAAAKEAAAILKMASTRTIYAQKADEARATGRVIGLPRWAVEIIPTLTPGIAVWDVNGNVQVVKHLITETERPLVFTDRAMTESSLDHQADDALRAAELEAEERAAAFVEQHLGDYDSSSTVA from the coding sequence ATGCGGGACCCGCTGTCCGTCCTCACCGACGCCTTCACCGGCTTCCTCTTCGGGAAGGTGGAGACGACCCGGCTGCCGGTGCGCACCTCCACCGGCCAGGCCCAGGCGGTCTACCTCCCGACCGCCGCGCCCGGCCTCGGTGACTCCGGCGTGATCATCGGCCGTGAGGTCTACTCAGGCAAGGGCTACATCTACGACCCCTTCCAGCTCTACGGCCAGCAGTTGCCGGCCCCGCACTGGCTGGTCCTCGGCGAGTCGGGCAACGGCAAGTCGGCCCTGGAGAAGACATACGTCCTGCGCCAACTGCGCTTCCGCGACCGGCAGGTCGTCGTCCTGGACGCCCAGGGCGAGGACGGCGTCGGCGAGTGGAACCTCATCGCGGAGGAGCTGGGGATAACCCCCATCCGTCTCGACCCGGCGGCCGCCCTCGACATGGGCATCAGGCTCAATCCGCTGGACCCGGCGATCACCACCACCGGCCAGCTCGCGCTGCTGCGCACCATCATCGAGGTCGCCCTCGGCCACGGCCTCGACGAACGCTCCGGCTTCGCCCTGAAGGTCGCACACGCCTACGTCAACGAGACGATCGTGGACCGCCAGCCGGTCCTGACCGACATCGTCGAGCAACTCCGCCACCCCGAACCGGAGTCGGCGGAGGCGATGAACGTCGACCTCGACGACGTACGGGCCTGGGGCCTGGACGTGGCGCTGGTCCTCGACCGGCTCGTCGACGGCGACCTGCGCGGCATGTTCGACGGCCCCACCACGGTCGGCATCGACCTGGACGCCCCGCTGATCGTCTTCGACCTGTCCCACATCGACCGCAACTCCATCGCCATGCCCATCCTGATGGCGATCGTCGGCGTCTGGCTGGAACACACCTGGATCCGCCCCGACCGGAAGAAGCGCATCTTCCTGGTCGAGGAGGCCTGGCACATCATCAACAGCCCTTTCGTGGCCCAGCTGTTCCAGCGGCTCCTGAAGTTCGGCCGCCGCCTCGGCCTGTCCTTCGTGGCGGTCGTCCACCATCTCTCCGACGTCGTCGACGGAGCCGCCGCGAAGGAAGCGGCGGCGATCCTCAAGATGGCCTCGACGAGAACCATCTACGCCCAGAAGGCCGACGAGGCACGCGCCACCGGCCGGGTCATCGGGCTGCCCCGCTGGGCCGTGGAGATCATCCCCACCCTCACGCCGGGCATCGCCGTGTGGGACGTCAACGGCAACGTCCAGGTCGTCAAACACCTGATCACCGAGACGGAACGCCCGCTGGTCTTCACCGACCGCGCGATGACCGAGTCGTCCCTCGACCACCAGGCCGACGACGCGCTGCGCGCCGCGGAACTGGAGGCGGAGGAACGGGCCGCGGCCTTCGTCGAGCAGCACCTCGGCGACTACGACAGTTCGTCGACGGTGGCGTAA
- a CDS encoding type IV secretory system conjugative DNA transfer family protein codes for MTRPDEHRGGPTGRGGVPDGLLLGMLAFLLGVTLLLWSAAGLSALFAHGAWPDGVTFTRTPLAIRHLIGRPRDLPGAWPGTSPDELSGYGLFWGLFIGQLMLLFVLTVFTMSRIAHWKAARERRRTPAAQEVPAPRTEQPTHPLPSPQNPPTQPLPTPVPTPVPTPAAPLLPEPLPESLPEPLAPPLPGGPIVGGWEKIVVADRESRLTTAAQAVRDAPGPAVVVTSNPALWADTKDARAKLGPVHLYDPVHRCDTPARLHWSPTAGCESKQTAQERAVALLAAVRPTAKIDQAVADVAETLLRSYVHAAAIDGRTVRHVHRWSQGTQVQDAVRVLRTHPKAAPGAGGELEAALTAHPERRDMAQELTGRALAALFTVNIREACTPHRADALALDSFVDEGGTLYVVGESIEDPRSDPGAMPLLTALVSSVVERGRHMAERSSAGRLDPPLTLVLDDVAAVAPLPQLPDLLAAGAERGVQTLALLRSREQARTRWPHAELPV; via the coding sequence GTGACAAGACCGGACGAGCACCGCGGCGGGCCCACCGGCAGGGGAGGCGTCCCCGACGGACTCCTGCTCGGCATGCTCGCCTTCCTCCTCGGCGTGACCCTGCTGCTCTGGTCGGCGGCGGGCCTGTCCGCCCTGTTCGCCCACGGCGCCTGGCCGGACGGGGTGACCTTCACCCGGACCCCGCTGGCCATACGCCATCTCATCGGCCGCCCGCGTGACCTGCCCGGCGCCTGGCCCGGCACGTCCCCCGACGAGCTCTCCGGATACGGCCTGTTCTGGGGCCTGTTCATCGGCCAGCTGATGCTGCTGTTCGTGCTGACGGTGTTCACGATGAGCCGGATCGCCCACTGGAAGGCGGCCAGGGAGCGACGAAGGACCCCGGCAGCGCAGGAGGTCCCGGCCCCCCGCACGGAGCAGCCCACCCACCCGCTCCCGTCCCCCCAGAACCCACCCACCCAGCCCCTCCCGACACCGGTCCCGACGCCGGTCCCCACACCGGCGGCCCCGCTGCTGCCCGAGCCGCTCCCCGAATCCCTCCCCGAGCCGCTCGCGCCGCCGCTGCCGGGCGGGCCGATCGTCGGCGGCTGGGAGAAGATCGTGGTCGCGGACCGCGAGAGCCGCCTCACGACGGCCGCGCAGGCGGTCCGTGACGCGCCGGGGCCCGCCGTCGTCGTCACGTCGAACCCGGCGCTCTGGGCGGACACCAAGGACGCCCGCGCCAAGCTGGGCCCGGTCCACCTCTACGACCCGGTCCACCGCTGTGACACCCCGGCCCGCCTGCACTGGTCCCCCACGGCGGGCTGCGAGTCGAAGCAGACGGCACAGGAGCGCGCGGTCGCCCTGCTCGCCGCGGTCCGCCCGACCGCGAAGATCGACCAGGCGGTGGCGGACGTCGCGGAGACCCTCCTGCGCAGCTATGTGCACGCCGCCGCGATCGACGGCCGTACCGTGCGCCATGTCCACCGCTGGTCGCAGGGCACGCAGGTGCAGGACGCGGTCCGTGTCCTGCGCACCCACCCGAAGGCGGCCCCCGGCGCCGGCGGCGAACTCGAGGCCGCGCTCACCGCCCATCCGGAACGCCGTGACATGGCCCAGGAGTTGACGGGCCGCGCACTGGCAGCGCTGTTCACCGTCAACATCAGGGAGGCCTGCACCCCCCATCGAGCCGATGCCCTCGCGCTGGATTCCTTCGTCGACGAAGGGGGCACGCTCTATGTAGTGGGGGAGTCCATCGAGGACCCGAGGAGCGATCCAGGCGCGATGCCCCTCTTGACGGCCCTCGTCTCGAGCGTGGTCGAGCGCGGCCGGCACATGGCCGAACGGTCATCGGCCGGTCGGCTCGACCCACCACTGACGCTCGTCCTCGACGACGTCGCCGCGGTGGCCCCGCTCCCCCAACTCCCCGACCTGCTGGCCGCGGGCGCGGAGCGGGGCGTCCAGACGCTGGCCCTGCTCCGCTCCCGCGAACAGGCAAGGACCCGCTGGC